One Deltaproteobacteria bacterium DNA window includes the following coding sequences:
- the ychF gene encoding redox-regulated ATPase YchF — MALRVGIVGLPNVGKSTLFNALTASGIAAENYPFCTIEPNAGVVAVPDARLAALDAIVHSARVVPATVEFTDIAGLVRGASRGEGLGNQFLAHIRETAAIAHVVRCFEDENVVHVDGAPDPARDVETIDTELGLADLDTLQRRLERVQRQAKSGAKEAREELALLEPLLAHVSEGHPARSFPVPDEQRPLFRALFLLTAKPVLYVANVDETALADGNPHVKVLEERAAAEGAGVVRVCAQVEAELAELAEEERREYLATLGLAEPGLHRLIHAAYELLELVTYFTAGEKEVRAWTIRRGTLAPQAAGEIHSDFERTFIRAEVIAFEDYVAGGGEAGARARGLLRVEGKEYEVRDGDVVHFRVGA, encoded by the coding sequence ATGGCCCTGCGCGTCGGCATCGTCGGCCTGCCCAACGTGGGCAAGAGCACGCTCTTCAACGCCCTCACGGCGTCGGGGATCGCGGCCGAGAACTACCCCTTCTGCACGATCGAGCCGAACGCGGGCGTGGTGGCGGTGCCCGATGCGCGCCTCGCCGCGCTCGACGCGATCGTGCACAGCGCCCGCGTGGTGCCGGCCACCGTCGAGTTCACCGACATCGCCGGGCTCGTGCGCGGCGCCTCGCGCGGCGAGGGGCTCGGCAACCAGTTCCTCGCCCACATCCGCGAGACCGCCGCGATCGCCCACGTCGTGCGCTGCTTCGAGGACGAGAACGTGGTGCACGTCGACGGCGCGCCGGACCCGGCCCGCGACGTCGAGACCATCGACACCGAGCTCGGGCTCGCCGACCTCGACACGCTCCAGCGGCGCCTCGAGCGGGTGCAGCGCCAGGCGAAGAGCGGGGCCAAGGAGGCGCGGGAGGAGCTGGCGCTGCTCGAGCCGCTCCTCGCGCACGTCTCCGAGGGCCATCCGGCCCGCTCCTTCCCCGTGCCGGACGAGCAGCGGCCGCTCTTCCGCGCGCTCTTCCTGCTCACGGCGAAGCCCGTCCTCTACGTCGCCAACGTCGACGAGACCGCGCTCGCCGACGGCAACCCGCACGTCAAGGTGCTGGAAGAGCGCGCCGCCGCCGAGGGTGCCGGCGTGGTCCGCGTCTGCGCGCAGGTCGAGGCGGAGCTCGCCGAGCTCGCCGAGGAGGAGCGGCGCGAGTACCTGGCCACGCTCGGCCTCGCCGAACCGGGCCTGCACCGGCTGATCCACGCCGCCTACGAGCTGCTCGAGCTCGTCACCTACTTCACGGCCGGCGAGAAGGAGGTGCGCGCCTGGACGATCCGGCGCGGCACGCTCGCCCCGCAGGCGGCCGGCGAGATCCACAGCGACTTCGAGCGCACCTTCATCCGCGCCGAGGTGATCGCCTTCGAGGACTACGTGGCGGGTGGTGGCGAGGCGGGCGCGCGCGCCCGCGGGCTCCTGCGCGTCGAGGGCAAGGAGTACGAGGTCCGCGACGGCGACGTCGTGCACTTCCGGGTCGGGGCCTGA
- a CDS encoding cation:proton antiporter, protein MDGAILGELLLVIAIAAAGVALFERLRLPAIAGFLMMGALLGPNGLGLARDPERIRALAELGVVFLLFEIGLELPVDALRRLWRPALVAGGLQMVLTLALVAAGGQALGLDASSALVLGGLVAMSSTALVMRVLRDRDELDAPQGRLCLGILLFQDLCIVPLLLFVPVMAGEVPASAWPVARAIGQAAAALAVVYLAARFAFPWLLARVAALRSRDLFSLLALLLVLGSAEGAHALGLTRAVGAFSAGLVVAASPYAPQLQAEVEPLRGMLLGLFFTSVGMLFDPGAALGAAGPTLAYVGAVVLLKSLVVAAIVVGVLRQGVRLGVLTALTLAQTGEFSFVLAETAAGAGLLAPALHQVFLAGSLLTLLATPFLVAGAPRAADVLGRRADRSLRAARAPRPEPEAAPAVVLVGFGLTGHTVARALRARGIRYVVIEANAKAVEQGLAEGEPIVFGDATRRSILERVHVDRAQLVSIAVSDPIAVRRLVPLVRELAPAARLLVRTRYVAEMDALYALGASLVVAEEFEATIDLLGAVLRSLGVPPNAVQGFTDELRDQGYEALRTPPALLLDPLLAEALDQVGTEWVEVPSGPAQGRSLAELGVRARTGASIVAIRSGAALEANPPAERRLDAGDELLAVGDTGALGRLRALLAGP, encoded by the coding sequence ATGGACGGTGCGATCCTCGGCGAGCTGCTGCTCGTGATCGCGATCGCTGCGGCGGGAGTTGCGCTCTTCGAGCGCCTGCGCCTGCCCGCGATCGCGGGCTTCCTGATGATGGGCGCGCTGCTCGGACCGAACGGACTCGGCCTCGCCCGGGACCCCGAGCGGATCCGTGCGCTCGCCGAGCTGGGCGTCGTCTTCCTGCTCTTCGAGATCGGCCTCGAGCTGCCGGTGGACGCGCTGCGCCGGCTCTGGCGGCCGGCCCTGGTGGCGGGTGGGCTGCAGATGGTGCTCACCCTGGCGCTGGTGGCGGCGGGCGGGCAGGCGCTCGGCCTCGACGCGAGCAGCGCGCTCGTGCTGGGCGGGCTCGTGGCGATGTCGAGCACGGCGCTCGTGATGCGGGTGCTGCGCGATCGCGACGAGCTCGACGCGCCCCAGGGCCGCCTGTGCCTCGGGATCCTCCTGTTCCAGGACCTGTGCATCGTGCCGCTGCTGCTCTTCGTGCCGGTGATGGCGGGCGAGGTCCCCGCCAGCGCCTGGCCGGTCGCGCGGGCGATCGGCCAGGCCGCGGCGGCCCTCGCCGTGGTCTACCTGGCCGCGCGTTTCGCCTTTCCCTGGCTGCTGGCGCGGGTGGCGGCGCTGCGCTCCCGCGACCTGTTCAGCCTGCTCGCCCTCCTGCTCGTACTCGGCTCCGCCGAGGGCGCCCACGCACTCGGTCTGACCCGCGCGGTCGGCGCCTTCTCGGCAGGGCTGGTGGTCGCCGCCTCGCCCTACGCGCCCCAGCTCCAGGCGGAGGTCGAGCCGCTGCGCGGCATGCTGCTCGGCCTGTTCTTCACCTCGGTCGGGATGCTCTTCGACCCGGGCGCCGCGCTGGGCGCCGCGGGCCCGACGCTCGCCTACGTCGGCGCCGTGGTGCTGCTCAAGTCGCTGGTGGTGGCGGCGATCGTCGTCGGCGTGCTGCGCCAGGGGGTCCGGCTCGGCGTGCTGACCGCCCTCACGCTCGCGCAGACGGGCGAGTTCTCGTTCGTCCTGGCGGAGACGGCGGCGGGCGCCGGGCTCCTCGCGCCGGCGCTCCACCAGGTGTTCCTCGCCGGCTCGCTCCTGACCCTCCTCGCGACGCCGTTCCTGGTGGCGGGCGCACCGCGCGCCGCGGACGTCCTCGGCCGGCGTGCCGACCGCAGCCTGCGCGCCGCGCGCGCCCCGCGCCCCGAGCCCGAGGCGGCGCCGGCCGTCGTGCTGGTGGGCTTCGGGCTGACCGGCCACACGGTGGCGCGTGCCCTGCGCGCGCGCGGCATCCGCTACGTCGTGATCGAGGCGAACGCCAAGGCCGTGGAGCAGGGCCTCGCCGAGGGCGAGCCGATCGTCTTCGGCGACGCCACGCGCCGCTCGATCCTGGAGCGGGTCCACGTCGACCGCGCGCAGCTGGTCTCGATCGCGGTCTCGGACCCGATCGCGGTGCGCCGCCTCGTACCGCTGGTGCGAGAGCTGGCGCCGGCCGCGCGCCTGCTCGTGCGCACGCGCTACGTCGCCGAGATGGACGCGCTCTACGCGCTCGGCGCGTCGCTGGTGGTGGCGGAGGAGTTCGAAGCCACCATCGACCTGCTCGGAGCGGTGCTGCGCAGCCTGGGCGTGCCACCGAACGCGGTGCAGGGCTTCACCGACGAGCTGCGCGACCAGGGCTACGAGGCGCTGCGGACGCCGCCGGCCCTGCTGCTCGACCCGCTGCTCGCCGAGGCGCTCGACCAGGTGGGCACCGAGTGGGTGGAGGTTCCGAGCGGCCCGGCGCAGGGCCGCTCGCTCGCCGAGCTCGGCGTGCGCGCGCGCACCGGCGCCAGCATCGTGGCGATCCGGAGCGGCGCCGCGCTGGAGGCGAACCCGCCGGCCGAACGCCGCCTCGACGCCGGCGACGAGCTGCTCGCCGTCGGCGACACCGGAGCGCTCGGGCGGCTGCGCGCGCTCCTGGCCGGGCCCTGA
- a CDS encoding DUF1145 domain-containing protein: MATLGKLLVAIVWLVTGWAFLLPPSHPWTTVGRGVLVFMLAVHAIEALVFLPRLRAAGGSLASHLARTLLFGFLHVGGLPREEARQ; this comes from the coding sequence ATGGCGACCCTCGGCAAGCTCCTGGTGGCGATCGTGTGGCTCGTGACGGGCTGGGCGTTCCTGCTGCCCCCGAGCCATCCCTGGACAACGGTCGGCCGCGGCGTCCTGGTCTTCATGCTCGCCGTCCATGCGATCGAAGCGCTCGTCTTCCTGCCGCGCCTGCGCGCGGCGGGCGGGTCGCTCGCGAGCCATCTCGCCCGAACCCTCCTGTTCGGCTTCCTGCACGTCGGCGGCCTACCCCGCGAGGAAGCCCGCCAGTAG
- a CDS encoding SDR family NAD(P)-dependent oxidoreductase encodes MRADAVFFVTGAAHGIGEAFARLAVGRGRRVVIADVDGAGARALAAALGPHAHAVVLDVRDEAAWERALDEAWARFGRVDVLVNNAGLLFSGTLLEQSSAELRHMLDVNLLGVANGLRAAVPRLARQGGGHVVDVGSLASYLPLKGQAFYAATKHALRALHHGFALEQAGGPVGFTLVCPAAVDTGMLRRQVGADSNAIAFAGRPLRAGEVAEAIWRAARRRPREILLPRAGGLGARLLGAFPALLAGVTPHVERAGQAALRRLRRAGP; translated from the coding sequence ATGCGCGCCGACGCCGTCTTCTTCGTGACCGGCGCCGCGCACGGGATCGGCGAAGCCTTCGCGCGGCTCGCGGTCGGGCGCGGCCGGCGGGTCGTGATCGCCGACGTCGACGGCGCCGGCGCGCGCGCGCTCGCCGCCGCGCTCGGCCCCCACGCCCACGCGGTCGTGCTCGACGTGCGCGACGAGGCGGCCTGGGAGCGCGCGCTCGACGAGGCCTGGGCGCGCTTCGGCCGCGTGGACGTGCTCGTCAACAACGCGGGGCTGCTCTTCAGCGGCACGCTGCTCGAGCAGTCGTCGGCGGAGCTGCGGCACATGCTCGACGTGAATCTCCTCGGGGTCGCGAACGGGCTGCGCGCCGCCGTGCCCCGGCTCGCCCGGCAGGGCGGGGGGCACGTGGTCGACGTCGGCAGCCTCGCCTCCTACCTGCCGCTCAAGGGCCAGGCCTTCTACGCGGCCACCAAGCACGCGCTCCGGGCGCTGCACCACGGCTTCGCGCTCGAGCAGGCCGGAGGCCCGGTCGGCTTCACGCTCGTCTGCCCCGCGGCGGTCGACACCGGGATGCTCCGCCGGCAGGTCGGCGCCGACTCGAATGCGATCGCCTTCGCCGGCCGGCCCCTGCGGGCCGGCGAGGTGGCCGAGGCGATCTGGCGCGCCGCCCGGCGCCGGCCGCGCGAGATCCTGCTGCCGCGCGCCGGCGGCCTCGGCGCCCGCCTGCTCGGGGCCTTCCCGGCCCTGCTCGCGGGGGTCACCCCGCACGTCGAGCGCGCCGGGCAGGCCGCGCTCCGGCGCCTGCGCCGGGCCGGGCCGTGA
- a CDS encoding zinc-binding dehydrogenase, whose product MRAAVMREKRIVAETVPDPVPGPGEVLVKTLACGICGSDLHALQHADQMMASARESGAPFVPNLLGDVVMGHEFCAEILDFGPNTTQRLPAGTRVVSMPLVFHGARLQAVGYSDEVPGGYGERMVLSEALLLEVPNGLATEHAATTEPMAVGVHAVAKANVSARDVPLVVGCGPVGLAVIAGLRLQGIETIVAADFSPRRRALAAHFGASHVVDPAERPAVEAWREAAGAKTAVLFECVGVPGLIDSIMRDAPPQSRIVVAGVCMERDTFRPMLGINKELNIQFVLGYTPEEFARTLRALSEGQIQVEPMITGRTGVEGVAEAFTTLGNPEAHAKILVEPWR is encoded by the coding sequence ATGCGAGCCGCCGTGATGCGCGAGAAGCGGATCGTTGCCGAGACCGTGCCCGATCCCGTGCCCGGCCCGGGCGAGGTGCTGGTCAAGACGCTGGCCTGCGGAATCTGCGGCTCGGATCTGCACGCCCTCCAGCACGCCGACCAGATGATGGCCTCGGCGCGCGAGAGCGGTGCGCCCTTCGTCCCGAACCTGCTCGGGGACGTCGTCATGGGCCACGAGTTCTGCGCCGAGATCCTCGACTTCGGTCCCAACACGACCCAGCGCCTGCCCGCCGGGACCCGCGTGGTGTCGATGCCGCTCGTGTTCCACGGCGCGCGGCTCCAGGCGGTGGGCTACTCGGACGAGGTGCCGGGCGGCTACGGCGAGCGCATGGTGCTCTCGGAGGCGCTGCTCCTCGAGGTACCGAACGGCCTCGCGACGGAGCACGCCGCCACCACCGAGCCGATGGCAGTCGGCGTGCACGCGGTGGCGAAGGCCAACGTCAGCGCTCGCGACGTGCCCCTGGTGGTCGGCTGCGGCCCGGTCGGACTCGCGGTAATCGCCGGGCTGCGCCTCCAGGGCATCGAGACGATCGTGGCGGCCGACTTCTCGCCGCGCCGGCGGGCGCTGGCGGCGCACTTCGGCGCCAGCCACGTGGTGGATCCCGCGGAGCGGCCGGCCGTCGAGGCCTGGCGCGAGGCGGCCGGCGCGAAGACGGCCGTCCTCTTCGAATGCGTCGGCGTGCCCGGCCTGATCGACTCGATCATGCGCGACGCGCCGCCGCAGTCCCGGATCGTCGTGGCCGGCGTGTGCATGGAGCGGGACACCTTCCGCCCGATGCTCGGCATCAACAAGGAGCTGAACATCCAGTTCGTGCTCGGCTACACGCCCGAGGAGTTCGCGCGCACCCTGCGGGCGCTGTCCGAAGGCCAGATCCAGGTGGAGCCGATGATCACCGGCCGCACGGGCGTCGAGGGTGTGGCCGAGGCCTTCACGACGCTCGGCAACCCCGAGGCGCACGCGAAGATCCTGGTCGAGCCCTGGCGCTGA
- the mutM gene encoding bifunctional DNA-formamidopyrimidine glycosylase/DNA-(apurinic or apyrimidinic site) lyase: MPELPEVEVTRQRIAPLLLGRAIAAVATTGPSYFFLTPPARLRRALAGRRAGALERRGKYLVARLDDGSRLVLHLGMTGQLFSSAVSSPRLLRASMRAARCAGRGFTPDEHTHLRLRFVDAGPEIWMRDARKFGKVLWLAPGASDERLERLGPDALAADGAALFAASRGRRVALKSFLLDQAVLAGVGNIYADEALFDARVRPARAAGRVTRAEWERIAAALRRVLARAIETGGSSIRDYVGPDGRDGAYQDERRVYDRAGAPCPACAAPIRRRVIGARSSHYCPRCQR, translated from the coding sequence ATGCCCGAGCTGCCCGAGGTCGAGGTGACACGCCAGCGGATCGCCCCGCTGCTGCTGGGTCGCGCGATCGCCGCGGTCGCCACGACGGGGCCCAGCTATTTCTTCCTGACCCCGCCGGCGCGGCTGCGCCGCGCGCTCGCCGGGCGCCGCGCCGGCGCGCTCGAACGGCGCGGCAAGTACCTGGTGGCGCGCCTCGACGACGGCAGCCGGCTGGTCCTGCACCTCGGCATGACCGGCCAGCTCTTCTCGAGCGCGGTCTCGAGCCCGCGGCTCCTGCGCGCCTCGATGCGGGCGGCCCGGTGCGCCGGGCGGGGCTTCACGCCCGACGAGCACACCCACCTGCGCCTGCGCTTCGTCGACGCCGGCCCCGAGATCTGGATGCGCGACGCGCGCAAGTTCGGGAAGGTGCTGTGGCTGGCGCCCGGGGCCAGCGACGAGCGGCTCGAGCGGCTCGGGCCCGATGCGCTCGCTGCGGACGGAGCGGCGCTCTTCGCGGCGAGCCGGGGGCGGCGCGTCGCGCTGAAGAGCTTCCTGCTCGACCAGGCGGTGCTCGCCGGGGTCGGCAACATCTACGCCGACGAGGCCCTCTTCGACGCGCGGGTGCGCCCGGCGCGAGCGGCGGGGCGCGTGACCCGCGCCGAGTGGGAGCGGATCGCCGCCGCGCTGCGCCGCGTGCTCGCGCGCGCGATCGAGACCGGCGGCTCCTCGATCCGCGACTACGTCGGGCCCGACGGCCGCGACGGTGCCTACCAGGACGAACGGCGCGTCTACGACCGTGCGGGCGCGCCCTGCCCGGCCTGCGCGGCGCCGATCCGGCGCCGCGTGATCGGCGCGCGCAGCAGCCACTACTGCCCGCGGTGCCAGCGGTGA